A genomic segment from Myxocyprinus asiaticus isolate MX2 ecotype Aquarium Trade chromosome 36, UBuf_Myxa_2, whole genome shotgun sequence encodes:
- the LOC127427130 gene encoding zinc finger protein 724-like, with translation MSKLEHLNAKVAKLLTVAVHEVLEIVKETVTQYQEKTARTQRENERLRVKLREALEKLAKERDVSRHAAVSRSFNCVSQHQMNKLSHLSSNSTQTETQSDCSHMTDPETVCDLSVALTLAGCQKTVSESRPVSNDSTPAKVKCNKGTGSLSTLKWTRHVSHGSNTSCAVSKPDVTIKHIKKECDATENISTQTQLPQSSYDFAEDPSVSMAKQEPVASGPKSTNESSDYGLVFIHSGHNMHGRQEDGRGVRSTPQCEEHHVCLVCGKTFSRVGNLQIHQRCHTGEKPYRCLTCGHCFSQAGDLKKHKRIHTGEKPYCCLTCGRCFSQAGDLKKHKRVHTGEKPYCCTQCGKSFSRGENLKRHQKIHIGEI, from the exons ATGTCCAAACTCGAGCACCTGAACGCCAAGGTCGCCAAACTACTGACGGTCGCAGTTCACGAAGTTCTTGAGATTGTGAAAGAGACCGTCACACAATATCAGGAGAAAACCGCGAGAACTCAGCGAGAAAATGAGCGACTGCGCGTGAAACTACGAGAAGCGTTGGAGAAGTTGGCAAAAGAGAGAGACG TTTCCAGACATGCTGCTGTGTCCAGATCATTTAACTGCGTTTCTCAGCATCAGATGAACAAGCTCTCACACTTGAGCTCAAACTCAACTCAGACTGAAACACAGAGCGACTGCAGTCACATGACTGATCCAGAGACAGTGTGTGACCTCAGTGTCGCTCTGACGTTAGCCGGATGTCAGAAGACGGTTTCTGAGAGCAGACCAGTTTCAAACGACAGCACACCTGCAAAAGTTAAATGCAACAAAGGCACTGGTTCACTCAGCACTCTGAAATGGACACGACACGTTTCACATGGATCAAACACATCATGTGCAGTCAGCAAGCCAGACGTTACCATTAAGCACATTAAGAAAGAATGTGATGCTACTGAGAACATTTCTACACAAACGCAGCTTCCTCAAAGCAGCTATGACTTTGCGGAAGACCCGAGTGTCTCCATGGCTAAACAGGAGCCTGTTGCTTCAGGTCCAAAATCAACCAATGAATCAAGTGACTATGGACTGGTGTTCATCCACTCAGGTCACAATATGCACGGAAGGCAGGAAGATGGGAGGGGTGTCCGCTCGACTCCTCAATGTGAAGAGCatcatgtttgtttggtttgtggCAAGACATTCAGCCGCGTGGGGAACCTGCAGATACATCAGAGGTGCCACACCGGAGAGAAACCATACCGCTGCCTGACATGTGGCCACTGCTTTAGTCAAGCTGGAGACCTGAAGAAACACAAGCGCATTCACACGGGGGAGAAACCGTATTGCTGCCTGACATGTGGCCGCTGCTTTAGTCAAGCTGGAGACCTGAAGAAACACAAGCGCGTTCACACGGGGGAGAAACCATACTGCTGTACTCAGTGTGGGAAAAGCTTTAGCAGAGGAGAGAACCTCAAACGCCATCAGAAGATTCACATCGGAGAAATATAA